A genomic stretch from Mycobacterium malmoense includes:
- a CDS encoding TIGR03943 family putative permease subunit — protein MSRETENTVLLLVGISVAMIAVSGTFTRYVKPGLLPWLGASAALLITLALAAIVTDVRRGGRRSGDRTQPHSHRTGTVWLLVIPIVVLIFVTPPALRPSAAAPSVTPVSNDVLNRAFPPLPPGAAPEVSLPDVLMREAHDTTGSLTNRPITVTGFVLNEAQGVDLGRIVIICCAADAQLARIHLGGPAAAHAAGLPDNTWLRVEGKVTPAQPNSVTIPTLQAATVTRIDAPANPYAYPH, from the coding sequence GTGAGCCGCGAGACCGAAAACACCGTATTGCTGCTGGTGGGCATCAGCGTCGCCATGATCGCGGTGTCGGGCACGTTCACTCGTTACGTCAAGCCCGGGCTGCTGCCCTGGCTGGGCGCGTCGGCGGCGTTGCTCATCACGCTGGCGCTGGCGGCGATCGTCACTGACGTCCGCCGCGGCGGACGGCGGAGCGGTGATCGGACCCAGCCGCACTCCCATAGGACCGGCACGGTGTGGCTGCTCGTAATTCCCATCGTGGTCCTGATTTTCGTGACGCCACCGGCGCTGCGGCCCTCGGCCGCCGCCCCCTCCGTGACGCCGGTATCCAATGATGTTCTGAATCGGGCATTTCCGCCGTTGCCGCCGGGGGCGGCTCCCGAAGTGTCGCTGCCGGATGTGTTGATGCGCGAGGCCCATGACACCACCGGCTCGCTGACGAATCGGCCGATCACCGTGACCGGCTTTGTGCTCAACGAGGCGCAGGGCGTGGACCTTGGCCGCATCGTCATCATCTGTTGCGCGGCCGACGCCCAGCTGGCCCGCATCCATCTGGGTGGCCCGGCCGCCGCTCACGCCGCCGGATTGCCGGACAACACGTGGCTTCGGGTTGAGGGCAAAGTTACACCCGCGCAACCGAATTCAGTCACGATTCCGACGCTGCAGGCCGCCACCGTCACTCGGATCGACGCCCCGGCCAACCCCTACGCCTACCCCCACTGA
- a CDS encoding permease encodes MEVLVGILLACAFLATRLRSAVFGSAALSTAGTVFCGVFVQALPFLALGVIVSGLIAVFVSPERLARWLPRRPAVAVLAAGVGGAALPGCECGSVPVARRLFGDGGATGAAALTFMLAAPAINPVVLVATAVAFPGAPGMVLARMGASLLTAVIMGWAWSRWGRPEWVTRRLPASAARAESRWSVFAEAARHDFLQAASYLVLGAAAAAILHVVVPSWVFAHLAADLILGVAVMAALAVVLALCSEADAFVAASMTMVPLLPRLVFLVVGPAVDVKLFAMQAGMFGRAFATRFAPCTLLVATVSACVIGLLVLGGGK; translated from the coding sequence ATGGAGGTGTTGGTCGGCATCCTGCTGGCCTGTGCCTTCTTGGCGACGCGGCTGCGGAGCGCGGTCTTCGGTAGTGCGGCGTTGTCGACGGCGGGCACCGTGTTCTGTGGAGTGTTCGTGCAGGCCCTTCCCTTCCTTGCGCTTGGGGTGATCGTCAGCGGGTTGATCGCCGTGTTCGTGTCGCCGGAACGGTTGGCGCGCTGGCTGCCGCGGCGCCCGGCCGTGGCGGTGTTGGCGGCCGGTGTGGGCGGGGCGGCGCTGCCCGGCTGCGAGTGCGGCTCCGTGCCGGTGGCGCGGCGATTGTTCGGCGACGGAGGAGCCACGGGCGCCGCGGCTTTGACGTTCATGCTGGCCGCGCCGGCGATTAACCCGGTGGTGCTGGTGGCCACCGCGGTGGCGTTTCCCGGTGCGCCCGGAATGGTTCTCGCCCGGATGGGGGCGTCGCTGCTGACCGCGGTGATCATGGGCTGGGCCTGGTCACGTTGGGGCCGCCCGGAGTGGGTCACCCGCCGGCTGCCCGCTTCGGCCGCTCGGGCCGAATCGCGTTGGTCGGTATTCGCCGAGGCGGCCCGCCACGACTTCCTCCAAGCCGCATCCTATTTGGTGTTGGGTGCCGCCGCGGCGGCGATTCTTCATGTGGTGGTGCCGTCGTGGGTGTTCGCGCATCTGGCGGCGGACCTGATCCTCGGTGTGGCGGTGATGGCCGCCCTGGCGGTGGTCCTGGCGTTGTGTTCGGAGGCCGACGCGTTCGTGGCAGCCAGCATGACGATGGTGCCGCTGCTGCCCCGGCTTGTCTTTCTGGTCGTGGGCCCGGCCGTCGATGTGAAACTGTTTGCGATGCAGGCGGGCATGTTCGGCCGGGCTTTCGCGACGCGCTTTGCCCCCTGCACGCTGCTGGTTGCGACGGTGAGCGCCTGCGTGATTGGGCTGCTCGTCCTCGGCGGTGGCAAGTGA
- a CDS encoding LCP family protein: MPRSGGAHHRHRAVHQPSALRKGLTRGFMTLVSLAAVLLTGGGYYVAHGALGGITVSQALSPEDPRSSGDNMNILLIGLDSRKDQDGNDLPWSILKHLHAGDSDDGGYNTNTLILVHVGADEKVVAFSIPRDDWVPFTGVPGYNHIKIKEAYGLTKQYVAQKLANQGVSSQKELETKGREAGRAATLRAVRSLTGVPIDYFAEINLAGFYDLAQTLGGVEVCLNHPVYDSYSGADFPAGRQRLDASQALAFVRQRHGLENGDLDRTHRQQAFISSVMQELQESGTFTNLDKLKSLMAVARKDVVLSSGWNEDMIQRLGALAGGDVEFRTLPVVRYDNIDGLDVNIIDPAAIKAEVAAAIGTPTPTTAPATTAAKPSPSTVVDVINSGSMSGLAGEVSRALKMRGYTAGQVRDRKSGEPTASTITYGAGAETDAHNVANLLGLDTPNQPDPNVQAGHIRVTVDTNFSMPAPDETTTDETTTTTTTTTTKSSPYGYGATTTYPSPDQGKPIDGGGVPCVN, from the coding sequence ATGCCACGCTCTGGTGGTGCACATCATCGCCATCGCGCCGTTCATCAACCGTCGGCTCTTCGCAAGGGGCTGACGCGCGGCTTCATGACGCTGGTCTCGTTGGCGGCGGTGCTGCTGACCGGCGGGGGCTATTACGTGGCCCACGGCGCGCTGGGCGGCATCACCGTTTCGCAGGCGCTGTCGCCGGAGGATCCGCGATCCAGCGGCGACAACATGAACATCTTGCTCATCGGGCTGGACTCGCGCAAAGACCAGGACGGCAACGACCTGCCCTGGTCGATCTTGAAGCATTTGCACGCCGGCGATTCCGACGACGGCGGTTACAACACCAACACGTTGATACTCGTGCACGTCGGGGCCGACGAGAAGGTCGTCGCCTTTTCGATTCCCCGCGACGACTGGGTGCCCTTCACCGGCGTTCCCGGATACAACCACATCAAGATCAAAGAGGCCTACGGGCTGACCAAGCAATACGTCGCGCAGAAGCTCGCCAACCAGGGCGTCAGCAGCCAAAAAGAACTCGAGACGAAGGGCCGTGAAGCGGGCCGGGCGGCGACCCTGCGCGCGGTGCGGAGCCTGACCGGTGTTCCGATCGACTACTTCGCCGAGATCAACTTGGCCGGTTTCTACGACCTGGCCCAAACCCTGGGCGGCGTGGAGGTATGCCTGAACCACCCCGTCTACGACTCGTACTCCGGCGCCGACTTCCCGGCCGGGCGGCAGAGGCTCGACGCCTCCCAGGCGCTGGCGTTTGTCCGGCAGCGCCACGGCCTGGAGAACGGGGATCTAGACCGCACCCACCGCCAGCAGGCGTTCATTTCGTCGGTCATGCAGGAACTGCAGGAGTCGGGCACCTTCACCAACCTGGACAAGCTCAAAAGCCTGATGGCGGTGGCGCGCAAGGATGTGGTGCTCTCGTCCGGCTGGAACGAGGACATGATCCAACGATTAGGTGCGCTCGCCGGAGGTGACGTCGAATTCCGGACGCTGCCCGTGGTGCGCTACGACAACATCGACGGCCTGGACGTCAACATCATCGACCCGGCGGCGATCAAGGCCGAGGTGGCCGCGGCGATCGGCACCCCCACACCGACGACTGCGCCCGCCACCACCGCCGCCAAACCCAGTCCGTCCACCGTCGTCGACGTGATCAACTCCGGCAGCATGAGCGGACTCGCCGGCGAGGTGTCCCGCGCGCTGAAAATGCGCGGCTACACCGCGGGTCAGGTGCGTGACCGCAAGTCGGGCGAGCCGACCGCCAGCACGATCACGTACGGCGCCGGCGCGGAAACGGACGCACATAACGTGGCCAATCTGCTCGGCCTCGACACCCCGAACCAGCCCGACCCCAACGTCCAGGCCGGACACATCCGGGTGACCGTGGACACCAACTTCTCGATGCCGGCGCCCGACGAGACCACGACGGACGAAACGACGACCACCACCACAACGACGACCACCAAGTCCAGTCCGTATGGGTACGGCGCCACCACCACCTATCCGTCGCCCGATCAAGGGAAACCGATCGACGGCGGCGGCGTGCCGTGCGTTAACTAG
- a CDS encoding helix-turn-helix domain-containing protein: MDHATLGRRVAQAREEAGISQGKLGELVGLDRTAINRAESGDRKLTMTEMVAIAEALERPLGFFVNDPLPAVVNRRRDLVNAPDDARHDTTQALDAEIELFASDALMLLEMDLLAPVKRDQDARTPQNHDEAEHLAAAARRRLGSADEPILDLGEACEQLGLYTYAAPLGVNGPDGGCVEVTSDVESIAVAVINGDMESGRRRMTLAHELGHWLCGDAYDAMAGVECEKMLFSFAIHFLAPRSGVTSVWHNHRDWNNRDRALAVAATYHLSWSAAVNQLRNLGLIDWRDAEKLLHQEPRTGDYVHLKLTWAREPESPYLSPSFAAACIEGYTSGRLTAARTVELLRGTMTRDDLPERPPKTLDDLRRSFAGHGD; the protein is encoded by the coding sequence ATGGACCACGCAACGCTTGGACGTCGGGTTGCCCAGGCGCGTGAGGAAGCGGGCATCTCTCAAGGAAAGTTGGGGGAACTCGTGGGCCTCGACCGCACGGCCATCAATCGTGCCGAAAGCGGTGACCGCAAGCTCACCATGACCGAGATGGTCGCGATTGCCGAAGCCTTGGAGCGTCCACTTGGATTCTTCGTCAACGATCCGCTTCCAGCCGTCGTCAATCGAAGAAGGGACCTCGTTAACGCACCCGACGATGCACGTCACGATACGACCCAGGCGCTTGATGCCGAAATCGAGTTGTTCGCATCCGATGCCCTCATGCTTTTAGAGATGGATCTCCTCGCACCGGTGAAACGCGACCAGGACGCTAGGACACCGCAAAACCACGACGAGGCCGAACATTTGGCTGCCGCAGCCCGTCGCCGTCTAGGTTCAGCGGACGAGCCAATACTCGATCTTGGGGAGGCTTGCGAGCAGCTCGGGCTGTATACCTACGCCGCCCCCTTAGGAGTCAATGGCCCAGACGGTGGATGCGTCGAGGTCACTAGTGACGTGGAAAGCATCGCTGTTGCCGTGATCAACGGCGACATGGAATCAGGTCGCCGTCGAATGACGCTTGCTCACGAATTGGGCCACTGGCTTTGTGGTGACGCCTACGACGCGATGGCCGGGGTGGAGTGCGAGAAGATGCTTTTCTCGTTCGCCATTCACTTCCTCGCCCCGCGCTCCGGCGTGACGAGCGTGTGGCACAACCACCGCGATTGGAATAACCGTGACCGAGCGCTTGCGGTGGCCGCGACGTACCACCTGAGCTGGTCAGCGGCGGTGAACCAACTGCGTAATCTTGGCTTGATCGACTGGAGAGATGCCGAGAAGCTACTCCATCAAGAGCCGCGAACAGGCGACTATGTTCACCTCAAGCTAACTTGGGCAAGAGAACCCGAGAGCCCCTACCTTTCCCCCAGCTTCGCTGCGGCATGCATCGAGGGCTATACCTCGGGTCGACTAACGGCGGCCCGGACCGTTGAACTGCTGCGCGGCACGATGACGCGGGATGACCTCCCAGAGCGACCACCCAAAACGTTGGACGATTTGCGAAGGTCATTCGCGGGCCACGGTGACTGA
- a CDS encoding SDR family NAD(P)-dependent oxidoreductase produces MTRLEGKRILVTGAASGIGQATALRLLDEGATVVASDVAADGLAVTAARADRAATADRLTTMSMDVGDEDSVIDGVRRAAETLGGLDSLVNAAGILRASHTHETSLELWNQIVGVNLTGTFLVVREALPALLANSRSAIVNFSSTSASFAHPYMAAYAASKGGIQAFTHSLALEYARQGLRAACVAPGSIKSGITDATGGYIPKDADWSLFPRLMPILPTTVESSGAGMAEPSAIAGVIAMLVSEDGAWITGTEIRIDGGTHA; encoded by the coding sequence ATGACGCGACTCGAGGGCAAGCGGATCCTGGTGACGGGCGCCGCGTCGGGGATCGGCCAGGCCACCGCGCTGCGGTTGCTGGACGAGGGTGCCACCGTGGTGGCCTCCGACGTCGCGGCCGATGGCCTGGCCGTCACGGCAGCCCGGGCGGACCGGGCGGCAACCGCCGACCGCCTCACCACCATGTCGATGGACGTCGGTGACGAGGATTCGGTGATCGACGGCGTGCGTCGGGCCGCCGAAACACTCGGCGGACTGGATTCGCTGGTCAACGCCGCCGGCATCTTGCGCGCCTCGCACACGCACGAGACCAGCCTCGAACTGTGGAACCAGATCGTCGGCGTCAACCTGACCGGAACCTTTCTGGTGGTTCGGGAGGCGCTTCCGGCGCTACTGGCCAATTCGCGCAGCGCGATCGTCAACTTCAGCTCCACGTCGGCCTCCTTCGCCCATCCCTATATGGCGGCCTACGCGGCGAGCAAGGGCGGAATCCAGGCCTTCACCCATTCTCTGGCCCTCGAATATGCGCGCCAGGGCCTGCGCGCGGCGTGCGTGGCACCCGGCAGCATCAAGTCCGGAATCACCGATGCCACAGGCGGATACATCCCGAAAGACGCCGACTGGTCGTTGTTCCCCAGGCTCATGCCGATCCTGCCCACGACCGTCGAATCCAGCGGAGCCGGGATGGCCGAACCCAGCGCGATCGCCGGTGTCATCGCCATGCTGGTGTCCGAGGACGGCGCCTGGATCACCGGCACCGAAATCCGCATCGACGGCGGCACCCACGCCTGA
- a CDS encoding SDR family oxidoreductase: MQLSFENRTYLVTGGGSGIGKGVAAGLVAAGACVMIVGRNADRLAAAVKDIEVLDDDGSIVYEPADITNEEEAARAVDAATAWHGRLYGVVHCAGGSQTIGPITQIDSEAWRRTVDLNVNGTMYVLKHAARELVRGGGGSFVGISSIAASNTHRWFGAYGVTKSAVDHLMMLAADELGPSWVRVNSIRPGLIRTDLVAPIMESPELSADYRHCTPLPRPGEVEDVANLAMFLLSDAASWITGQCINVDGGHLLRRGPDFSAMLEPAFGADGLRGVV, translated from the coding sequence GTGCAGCTTTCTTTCGAAAACCGGACGTACCTGGTCACCGGTGGCGGCAGCGGAATCGGCAAGGGGGTGGCCGCCGGGCTGGTCGCGGCCGGCGCCTGCGTCATGATCGTCGGCCGCAATGCCGACCGGCTGGCGGCCGCTGTCAAAGACATCGAAGTGCTCGACGACGACGGCTCGATTGTGTACGAGCCCGCCGACATCACCAACGAGGAGGAGGCCGCCCGTGCGGTGGACGCCGCGACGGCGTGGCACGGCCGGCTTTACGGCGTGGTGCACTGCGCGGGCGGGTCGCAGACGATCGGTCCGATCACCCAGATCGACTCGGAGGCCTGGCGCCGCACGGTCGACCTCAACGTCAACGGCACCATGTACGTGCTCAAGCACGCCGCACGCGAATTGGTGCGCGGCGGCGGTGGCTCGTTCGTCGGAATCTCGTCGATCGCGGCCAGCAACACCCACCGCTGGTTCGGCGCTTACGGGGTCACCAAGTCGGCCGTCGACCACTTGATGATGCTGGCCGCCGACGAGCTCGGCCCATCGTGGGTGCGGGTCAATAGCATCCGCCCGGGCCTGATCCGCACGGATCTGGTTGCGCCCATTATGGAATCGCCGGAGCTGAGCGCGGACTACCGCCATTGCACGCCGCTGCCGCGGCCGGGTGAGGTGGAGGACGTCGCCAACCTGGCCATGTTTTTGCTCAGCGATGCGGCCAGCTGGATCACCGGACAGTGCATCAACGTCGACGGCGGCCACCTATTGCGGCGCGGCCCCGACTTCTCCGCGATGCTCGAGCCCGCGTTCGGAGCCGACGGGCTACGCGGAGTGGTCTAA
- a CDS encoding enoyl-CoA hydratase, with amino-acid sequence MTLSDQAGTQAGFEAANVGADELVTYETLDDGRIARIWLNRPGAHNAQNRGLLVQLDEAFLRAEADDTVRVVILAARGKNFSAGHDLGSELALLERQPGPQQHPSFRANGATRDPIAEKTYLQEWHYFFQNTCRWRDLRKITIAQVQGNAISAGLMLIWACDLIVAADNAKFSDVVGVRMGMPGVEYYAHPWEFGPRKAKELLLTGDALDAEEAYRLGMVSKVFPVDELADKTLEFARRIAERPTMAALLIKDSVNAASDAMGFTEALRHAFHIHELGHAHWAAHNENRYPIGLPPDVEDWRNAKPTKLARRDTP; translated from the coding sequence ATGACACTCTCCGACCAGGCTGGCACCCAAGCCGGTTTCGAGGCGGCCAATGTCGGCGCCGATGAGCTGGTGACCTATGAAACTCTCGACGACGGCCGCATCGCCAGGATCTGGCTCAACCGGCCCGGCGCCCACAACGCGCAAAACCGCGGCCTGCTGGTGCAGCTCGACGAGGCGTTCCTGCGCGCCGAGGCCGACGACACCGTTCGCGTGGTCATCCTGGCGGCACGCGGCAAGAATTTCTCCGCCGGTCACGACTTGGGCTCCGAATTGGCGTTGCTGGAACGCCAGCCCGGACCGCAGCAGCATCCGAGTTTTCGTGCAAACGGCGCCACCCGCGATCCGATTGCGGAGAAGACCTACCTGCAGGAGTGGCATTACTTCTTCCAAAACACCTGCCGCTGGCGCGATTTGCGCAAAATTACCATCGCCCAGGTGCAGGGCAACGCAATCTCGGCGGGCCTGATGCTGATCTGGGCGTGCGACCTGATCGTCGCCGCCGACAATGCCAAGTTCAGCGACGTGGTCGGTGTGCGCATGGGAATGCCGGGCGTCGAATACTATGCCCACCCTTGGGAATTCGGTCCGCGTAAGGCCAAAGAGCTGCTGTTGACCGGTGATGCGCTGGACGCCGAGGAGGCCTATCGGCTTGGCATGGTGTCCAAGGTTTTTCCGGTCGACGAGCTGGCCGACAAGACGCTGGAATTCGCGAGGCGCATCGCCGAGCGGCCCACGATGGCGGCCCTGTTGATCAAGGACTCGGTCAATGCCGCCTCCGACGCAATGGGATTCACCGAGGCACTGCGGCATGCCTTCCACATTCACGAGCTGGGGCATGCACACTGGGCGGCCCACAACGAGAACAGATATCCGATCGGCCTGCCGCCCGACGTCGAGGACTGGCGCAACGCCAAGCCGACGAAGCTGGCTCGCCGCGATACGCCCTAA
- a CDS encoding alpha,alpha-trehalose-phosphate synthase (UDP-forming) — MAPRGGQSSTKTSKSEGFGNSDFVVVANRLPVDLERLPDGTTAWKRSPGGLVTALEPLLRRRRGAWVGWPGLIDDEAGDDGVELDYEPILQDDLQLHPVRLSADDVAQYYEGFSNATLWPLYHDVIVKPIYHREWWERYVDVNRRFAEATSSAAARDATVWVQDYQLQLVPKMLRTLRPDLTIGFFLHIPFPPVELFMQLPWRTEIIEGLLGADLVGFHLVGGAQNFLFLSRQLLGVNTSRGAVGVRSRFGEVELESRNVRVGAFPISIDSSALDHAARHRDVRRRAREIRAELGNPRKILLGVDRLDYTKGIDVRLKAFSELLAEGRAKRDDTVLVQLATPSRERVESYQILRNDIERQVGHINGEYAEVGHPVVHYLHRPVPRDELIAFFVASDVMLVTPLRDGMNLVAKEYVACRSDLGGALVLSEFTGAAAELRQAYLVNPHDLEGVKDAIEAALNQTVEEGRRRMRSLRRQVLAHDVDRWARSFLDALAESHPHSTA; from the coding sequence ATGGCTCCCAGGGGAGGCCAGTCTTCGACGAAGACGTCAAAGTCTGAGGGCTTCGGGAACTCCGACTTCGTGGTGGTCGCCAACCGGCTGCCGGTCGACTTGGAGCGGCTTCCGGACGGCACCACGGCCTGGAAACGCAGCCCCGGAGGGTTGGTCACGGCCTTGGAGCCGTTGTTGCGCCGCCGGCGCGGGGCATGGGTCGGCTGGCCGGGCCTTATCGACGACGAGGCCGGCGACGACGGGGTGGAGCTGGATTACGAGCCCATCCTCCAGGATGACCTGCAGCTTCATCCGGTACGGCTGAGTGCCGACGACGTCGCCCAGTACTACGAGGGGTTCTCCAACGCCACGCTGTGGCCGCTGTACCACGACGTCATCGTCAAACCGATCTACCACCGTGAATGGTGGGAACGTTACGTCGACGTCAACCGCCGCTTCGCCGAGGCCACCTCGAGTGCGGCCGCCCGGGACGCGACGGTATGGGTGCAGGACTACCAGCTGCAGCTGGTGCCGAAGATGCTGCGCACGCTGAGGCCTGACCTGACCATCGGTTTTTTCCTGCATATCCCGTTCCCGCCGGTGGAGCTGTTCATGCAGCTGCCGTGGCGCACCGAGATCATCGAGGGGTTGCTCGGCGCCGATCTGGTGGGTTTCCACCTGGTCGGCGGCGCGCAGAACTTCCTGTTCCTGTCTCGGCAGCTCCTCGGCGTCAACACGTCCCGGGGAGCGGTCGGGGTGCGCTCGCGGTTCGGTGAGGTCGAGCTCGAGTCCCGCAACGTGCGGGTGGGCGCCTTTCCCATCTCCATCGACTCCAGCGCGCTCGACCACGCGGCCCGCCACCGCGACGTCCGCCGCCGCGCCCGGGAGATCCGGGCCGAGCTGGGCAACCCCCGCAAGATCCTGCTCGGCGTCGACCGGCTCGACTACACCAAGGGCATCGACGTTCGGCTGAAGGCCTTCTCCGAGCTGCTGGCCGAGGGTCGCGCGAAACGCGACGACACCGTGCTGGTCCAGCTGGCGACACCGAGCCGCGAACGCGTAGAGAGCTATCAGATCCTGCGCAACGACATCGAGCGGCAGGTCGGCCACATCAACGGCGAATACGCCGAGGTCGGTCACCCGGTGGTGCACTACTTGCACCGTCCGGTTCCCCGCGACGAACTCATCGCGTTCTTCGTGGCCAGTGACGTCATGCTGGTCACCCCGCTGCGCGACGGGATGAACCTGGTGGCCAAGGAGTACGTCGCCTGCCGCAGCGATCTCGGCGGTGCGCTCGTCCTGTCCGAATTCACCGGCGCCGCCGCCGAACTCCGGCAGGCCTATCTGGTCAACCCGCACGACCTCGAAGGGGTCAAGGACGCGATCGAAGCGGCGCTCAACCAGACGGTCGAGGAGGGACGGCGGCGGATGCGGTCGCTGCGCCGCCAGGTGCTCGCGCACGACGTGGACCGCTGGGCACGGTCGTTCCTCGACGCCCTCGCCGAGTCGCATCCGCACAGTACCGCTTAG
- a CDS encoding mammalian cell entry protein yields MRWWRWLIAVAGCLLAAGIIGLSAAAGWFYWDRVQSRAEQSARAVLPQLATKEIPAVFAYDYQTVERSLAEAYPLLTPDYRQEFQKSANAQIIPEAKKREVVVQANVVGAGVMTAKRDSASVMVYMNRTVTDKSRQPLYDGSRLRVDFKKIGHKWLIAYITPI; encoded by the coding sequence ATGCGGTGGTGGCGGTGGCTGATCGCCGTCGCGGGCTGTCTGTTGGCGGCGGGCATCATCGGGTTGTCCGCGGCCGCCGGCTGGTTCTATTGGGACCGCGTGCAGAGCCGTGCCGAGCAGTCGGCGCGGGCCGTGCTACCGCAACTGGCCACCAAGGAGATACCCGCGGTCTTCGCCTACGACTACCAGACCGTCGAACGTAGCCTCGCCGAGGCATATCCGTTGCTGACGCCGGATTATCGCCAGGAGTTCCAGAAGAGCGCCAACGCACAGATCATCCCGGAGGCCAAGAAGCGCGAGGTGGTCGTGCAGGCAAACGTCGTCGGCGCCGGGGTCATGACCGCCAAGCGGGATTCGGCGTCGGTGATGGTTTACATGAACCGCACCGTGACCGACAAGTCACGGCAGCCGCTCTACGATGGCAGCCGGTTGCGGGTGGACTTCAAGAAGATCGGCCACAAGTGGCTGATCGCCTACATCACGCCGATCTAG